The Peribacillus simplex genome contains a region encoding:
- a CDS encoding general stress protein: MDKRFIAIYETANEATSAVENLKTQGYTSDQISVVAKNIDQLPSEAEEVAPAKTDGLVAGAAAGGAVGLTGLLIGMSALAVPGIGPILAAGPIFATFGGAAAGAASGAGGLRKPLLDIGLEEAEVDQYVEDIKAGKILVIADPF; this comes from the coding sequence ATGGACAAGAGGTTTATAGCAATATATGAAACTGCAAATGAAGCGACTTCAGCAGTCGAAAACTTAAAGACACAAGGATATACATCCGATCAAATATCAGTAGTGGCAAAAAACATTGATCAATTACCCAGTGAAGCCGAGGAAGTCGCCCCGGCAAAGACTGATGGATTAGTAGCTGGGGCAGCAGCCGGCGGAGCTGTCGGATTAACAGGCCTGCTTATTGGAATGAGTGCATTGGCCGTACCAGGAATTGGTCCGATATTGGCAGCAGGACCTATTTTCGCCACTTTTGGCGGAGCTGCAGCCGGGGCAGCATCGGGAGCAGGCGGATTGAGAAAGCCATTATTGGATATTGGACTGGAGGAAGCCGAAGTCGATCAATATGTGGAGGATATTAAAGCA
- a CDS encoding glutamate-5-semialdehyde dehydrogenase, translating to MSEVTAKGKAAKKASYQLIGLSTEQKNEALGNIAKQLIIDKEFLIKENQKDLEDGRKKGFSESTLDRIMLNDNRIDDMAAAIMLLIDLNDPVGEQLETIEKENGLLIKKLRVPIGVIGMIYEARPNVTIDAATLSLKTGNAVLLRGSSSAKSSNMALVSSIHKALENTEIPVEAVQLIEDTSRETAKELFHLNEYLDVLIPRGGKNLIETVIKESTVPVLETGAGNCHIFIDQTADITMAERIVLNGKTQRPSVCNAIEGLLIHEKWFEENGVRILELLDEKGIEVYGDESVCSAFPRAKTATEEDWSTEYLALKISVKTVKGVFDAIEHINRYGTKHSEAILTGDEQNASAFLNKVDAAAVYHNASTRFTDGFEFGYGAEIGISTQKLHARGPMGLPALTSSKYFIYGQGQIRE from the coding sequence ATGAGTGAAGTGACGGCGAAAGGAAAGGCAGCCAAAAAGGCCAGTTATCAGTTAATAGGATTGAGTACGGAACAAAAGAACGAGGCACTTGGAAACATTGCTAAGCAACTAATTATCGATAAAGAATTTTTGATAAAAGAAAACCAAAAAGATCTGGAAGATGGCAGGAAAAAAGGCTTCAGTGAGTCCACATTGGATCGAATTATGTTAAATGATAACCGTATTGACGACATGGCTGCGGCCATTATGCTTTTAATCGATTTAAATGATCCTGTTGGGGAACAATTGGAGACGATCGAAAAAGAGAACGGTTTATTGATTAAAAAGTTACGGGTGCCGATCGGCGTAATCGGGATGATTTATGAAGCCAGGCCTAACGTGACCATCGATGCAGCTACTTTGTCCTTGAAAACGGGAAATGCCGTCCTATTAAGAGGCAGCTCGTCAGCCAAAAGCTCCAATATGGCACTAGTCTCATCCATCCATAAGGCATTAGAGAATACGGAAATTCCTGTAGAAGCAGTTCAGTTGATCGAGGATACGAGCCGTGAAACCGCTAAGGAACTTTTTCATCTTAACGAGTATTTAGATGTTTTGATTCCACGCGGCGGAAAGAATTTAATTGAAACGGTCATTAAGGAGTCCACTGTTCCCGTTCTTGAAACAGGAGCAGGCAATTGCCATATCTTCATCGATCAGACCGCAGATATCACGATGGCCGAGAGAATTGTCTTAAACGGTAAAACCCAGCGTCCATCCGTTTGCAATGCTATCGAGGGGCTTCTGATTCATGAAAAATGGTTTGAAGAAAACGGAGTGCGTATTTTGGAACTCCTGGACGAAAAGGGTATTGAAGTATATGGAGATGAATCGGTCTGCAGCGCATTTCCAAGAGCGAAAACGGCTACGGAGGAAGATTGGTCAACGGAGTACCTGGCTTTAAAAATAAGTGTGAAAACTGTAAAAGGTGTATTCGATGCGATTGAACACATTAACCGATACGGTACCAAGCATTCTGAAGCAATCCTGACGGGGGATGAACAAAACGCTTCCGCATTTTTGAATAAAGTAGATGCCGCAGCAGTTTATCACAATGCTTCCACCCGTTTTACCGATGGCTTTGAATTTGGTTATGGCGCAGAAATCGGCATTTCGACACAAAAGCTGCATGCACGTGGACCAATGGGTTTACCTGCCTTGACATCAAGCAAGTACTTCATTTACGGCCAGGGGCAAATCCGGGAATGA
- the proB gene encoding glutamate 5-kinase, translating into MEKKRIVVKIGSSSLTNTKGDIDQNKFSDHIQAVAALRKAGHEVVLVSSGAVATGFRKLGYPTRPVTLKGKQAAAAVGQSLLIQSYMEQLGHFGIVPAQILLTRKDFSKKDRYKNAYATLMELLERGILPIINENDTVSVEELTFGDNDMLSALVSGLVHATNLIILTDINGLYDSNPQTNPGAKRFDKLSEVTPDLLQMAEGAGSNVGTGGMKSKLIAAQTALSLGVKVFIGSGYGSDKLLTILEGKGDGTYIGNDVLTTVTKNKQWISLHSQVSGKIFVDEGAERALVSNGSSLLPAGIYEIKGVFNKGDVVEVYGANGLLGRGEVLYSDEELKQAMGKKTSELVVTSIEVIHRDKWVKA; encoded by the coding sequence ATGGAAAAGAAACGCATCGTTGTAAAGATAGGAAGTAGTTCTTTGACCAACACAAAAGGTGATATCGACCAAAATAAATTTTCCGATCATATCCAGGCAGTGGCAGCTTTAAGGAAAGCGGGACATGAAGTTGTCCTTGTTTCATCAGGTGCTGTAGCAACAGGTTTTCGCAAGCTCGGCTATCCTACGAGACCTGTCACTCTCAAAGGAAAACAAGCTGCTGCAGCGGTCGGGCAAAGCTTATTGATTCAATCATATATGGAACAATTGGGGCATTTTGGAATCGTTCCGGCGCAGATTTTGTTAACAAGGAAAGATTTCTCGAAAAAAGATAGATATAAAAATGCATATGCGACATTGATGGAATTACTTGAACGCGGCATCCTTCCGATTATTAATGAAAATGATACAGTATCTGTGGAGGAGTTGACTTTTGGTGATAATGATATGCTATCCGCCTTAGTAAGCGGACTGGTCCACGCCACCAACTTGATCATATTAACTGACATTAATGGGCTATATGATTCCAATCCACAGACAAATCCAGGGGCGAAACGATTTGACAAGCTATCCGAAGTAACGCCGGATTTATTGCAAATGGCAGAAGGTGCAGGATCCAATGTCGGAACCGGGGGTATGAAATCTAAGCTGATTGCAGCGCAAACTGCATTGTCTCTTGGGGTGAAAGTATTCATTGGCTCTGGTTATGGGAGTGATAAACTTTTAACGATCCTTGAAGGCAAAGGTGATGGCACGTATATAGGGAATGATGTCTTGACGACGGTAACGAAAAACAAACAATGGATTTCCCTTCATTCACAAGTATCCGGAAAAATTTTCGTTGATGAAGGTGCCGAAAGAGCCTTAGTTTCAAATGGCAGCAGTCTGCTGCCAGCTGGAATTTATGAAATCAAAGGAGTCTTCAATAAGGGGGATGTTGTTGAAGTCTATGGTGCAAATGGATTATTGGGGCGGGGTGAGGTCCTTTACTCCGACGAAGAATTAAAACAGGCGATGGGAAAGAAGACATCCGAGCTTGTGGTCACTTCCATAGAAGTGATCCATCGCGATAAATGGGTGAAAGCATAA
- the hmpA gene encoding NO-inducible flavohemoprotein: MLSQKTIDVIKSTVPVLEVHGTTITTVFYKNLFEAHPELLNVFNHANQKKGRQQNALANTVLAAAKYIDQLETILPAVKQIAQKHRSLAVKAEHYPIVGEFLLGAIKEVLQDSATEEILQAWGEAYGVIADVFISIEKEMYEEASNQDGGWTDFKRFTVVEKVRESDVITSFYLKPSDGDKVPSFRPGQYITVRIEIPGERYLFNRQYSLSDVPGKDYFRISVKKEKPGTTPDGRVSNYLHESIQMGDSIDVTAPAGDFTIDLEKRTPAVFLSGGVGITPFMSMIHAIAEQTPERDVQFIHASDNGQLQPFRMELTELAHKLTSYQLSFVFKNPGEDDKNLPNFEKEGYIDKELLSGFVKPEADYYVCGPVPFMKAIITYLKELGIDADKIHYEFFGPAIAL, translated from the coding sequence ATGCTATCCCAAAAAACTATTGACGTCATCAAATCAACCGTACCTGTATTAGAAGTGCATGGTACAACAATCACAACTGTATTCTATAAAAATCTTTTCGAAGCACATCCTGAATTATTAAATGTTTTTAATCACGCCAATCAAAAAAAGGGGCGCCAGCAAAATGCACTAGCCAATACGGTTTTGGCAGCAGCTAAATATATAGATCAACTAGAAACGATATTACCTGCCGTGAAGCAAATAGCACAAAAACACAGAAGTCTTGCCGTTAAAGCCGAACATTATCCCATTGTTGGAGAGTTTTTATTAGGTGCAATCAAGGAAGTGTTACAAGATTCAGCTACAGAAGAGATCCTCCAAGCTTGGGGAGAGGCCTATGGAGTCATTGCCGATGTTTTCATTAGCATCGAAAAGGAAATGTACGAAGAAGCTTCCAATCAGGACGGCGGATGGACTGATTTCAAACGATTCACAGTGGTGGAAAAAGTACGGGAAAGTGATGTAATCACATCCTTTTATTTAAAGCCATCAGATGGAGATAAGGTTCCATCATTTCGTCCTGGACAATATATTACCGTTCGGATCGAGATACCGGGTGAACGCTATTTATTCAACCGTCAGTATAGTTTGTCTGATGTTCCGGGAAAAGATTATTTCCGGATTTCCGTTAAAAAAGAAAAGCCGGGAACCACTCCTGATGGAAGGGTCTCTAACTACTTGCATGAATCCATTCAAATGGGTGACAGTATTGACGTAACGGCTCCTGCAGGTGATTTCACCATCGATTTGGAAAAACGGACACCGGCAGTATTCTTGAGCGGAGGCGTTGGCATAACACCTTTCATGAGCATGATTCATGCGATAGCTGAACAAACACCTGAGCGTGATGTACAATTCATTCATGCTTCCGATAATGGTCAGTTACAGCCGTTCAGAATGGAACTGACAGAACTAGCCCACAAGCTTACCAGCTATCAATTATCCTTTGTCTTTAAAAATCCGGGTGAGGATGATAAGAACCTGCCGAATTTTGAAAAGGAAGGGTATATCGATAAGGAATTATTGAGCGGTTTTGTGAAACCTGAAGCTGACTATTATGTGTGTGGCCCTGTTCCTTTCATGAAGGCGATCATTACTTACCTGAAAGAGTTGGGAATAGATGCGGACAAAATCCACTATGAGTTCTTCGGCCCGGCAATCGCGTTATAA
- a CDS encoding RrF2 family transcriptional regulator — protein MRLTSYSDYSLRVLIYLASHDQSKLSNIKEISEVYQLSKNHLMKIVHNLGKLGYIETIRGRNGGFRLAKSPAEINVGELVRRTEEDFYLVECFKDHDNCVISPVCSLKFVLNNALDAFLKVLDQYTIADFSENKVMLKTYFDSVKKNDEEPDFL, from the coding sequence ATGAGGTTGACGAGTTATTCCGATTACTCACTTAGAGTGTTGATTTACCTGGCTTCCCACGACCAAAGCAAATTATCAAATATTAAAGAGATTTCTGAAGTTTATCAACTGTCTAAAAATCATTTGATGAAGATTGTTCATAACCTTGGAAAATTAGGCTATATTGAGACGATTCGTGGAAGAAATGGCGGATTTCGGCTTGCAAAATCACCCGCTGAAATAAATGTAGGGGAACTTGTACGGCGAACCGAGGAGGATTTTTATTTAGTGGAATGTTTTAAAGATCACGATAACTGTGTGATTTCTCCCGTTTGTTCATTGAAATTTGTTCTTAATAATGCCTTGGATGCTTTTCTAAAGGTCCTTGATCAATATACGATTGCAGACTTCAGCGAAAATAAAGTGATGCTCAAAACTTATTTCGATTCGGTAAAGAAGAATGACGAAGAGCCCGATTTTTTATAA
- a CDS encoding zinc-finger domain-containing protein, translated as MNRKKIYEEVEDVLASFCQDCFLRKHFRKEKGRTYAHQFCISECTVGEKLKQLGNELSNRS; from the coding sequence ATGAACAGGAAAAAAATATATGAAGAAGTGGAAGATGTTCTCGCTTCATTTTGTCAAGATTGTTTTTTAAGAAAGCATTTTCGAAAAGAGAAGGGGCGTACTTATGCCCATCAGTTCTGTATTTCGGAATGTACGGTTGGTGAAAAATTAAAACAGCTGGGCAATGAACTTAGTAACCGATCTTAA
- a CDS encoding reverse transcriptase-like protein gives MKVIMQWTYHASKKPSADFVSDWLDAGTALVITEDLEKAGRLKEVEFRDEFDTTWTKKELKKLLTEVEEEPQDVTVFFDGGFQKDEKVAGIGVAIYFRQGKKFWRLRTNLRLEQFESNNEAEYAAFHEAVRQMDELGIHHQSCVFKGDSLVVLNQLSGEWPCMEENLNKWLDRIEAKLDKLKIIPVCKPISRKENQEADRLATLALQGKAIFSKMEIAESKEP, from the coding sequence TTGAAGGTAATCATGCAATGGACATATCATGCTTCAAAAAAACCATCTGCCGACTTCGTTTCGGATTGGCTTGATGCAGGGACTGCGCTGGTCATTACGGAAGATCTTGAAAAGGCAGGAAGGCTGAAAGAAGTGGAGTTCAGGGATGAATTCGATACAACCTGGACCAAGAAGGAGCTAAAGAAACTCCTGACGGAAGTTGAGGAAGAACCGCAGGATGTGACTGTTTTTTTTGATGGCGGTTTTCAAAAAGATGAAAAGGTTGCAGGAATCGGTGTTGCCATTTATTTTCGTCAAGGTAAGAAGTTCTGGCGGTTACGCACCAATTTGAGATTGGAGCAATTCGAATCCAATAATGAAGCGGAATATGCGGCCTTTCATGAAGCGGTCAGGCAGATGGACGAACTTGGAATCCACCATCAAAGCTGTGTCTTTAAAGGGGATTCTCTCGTTGTCTTAAATCAACTTTCCGGTGAATGGCCCTGTATGGAAGAAAACTTAAATAAATGGCTTGACCGCATTGAAGCCAAACTGGATAAATTAAAGATCATTCCGGTCTGCAAGCCAATTTCTCGAAAGGAAAACCAGGAAGCCGATCGCCTGGCAACACTTGCACTGCAGGGAAAAGCCATTTTCAGCAAAATGGAAATTGCTGAGTCAAAGGAGCCATAA
- a CDS encoding reverse transcriptase-like protein gives MIEVYIDGASAGNPGPSGAGVFINNNGVVERHAFPLGNMENHEAEYHALIKALEICVANKYQTVSFRTDSQAINQAIEKRFAKNKYAILLERALKLSDELELFFMKWIPNLENKSADELARRAIRMNKSEEIHEQDS, from the coding sequence TTGATCGAAGTGTATATTGATGGTGCCAGTGCAGGCAATCCAGGGCCGAGCGGCGCAGGTGTTTTCATAAATAATAATGGGGTAGTCGAACGGCATGCCTTTCCGCTTGGAAATATGGAAAACCATGAAGCGGAGTACCATGCTTTAATCAAAGCATTGGAAATTTGTGTAGCCAATAAGTATCAAACCGTTTCTTTTCGTACTGACTCACAAGCCATCAACCAGGCCATTGAAAAAAGATTTGCAAAGAATAAGTATGCCATTTTGTTGGAACGGGCGCTAAAGCTTTCCGATGAGCTTGAATTATTTTTCATGAAATGGATTCCAAATCTCGAAAACAAGTCCGCGGATGAGTTGGCGAGACGGGCCATTCGAATGAATAAGTCTGAGGAAATTCATGAACAAGACAGCTGA
- a CDS encoding DMT family transporter → MNKTADFSLLFVVFIWGVTFVMVQNALSFLDPFTFNAVRFFMAFVFLLIPYISTLHKKGKTWNKGLFIAGFHIGVWLFLGYGLQTIGLNYTTPAKTGFITGLSVVMVPVFSLLLLKHRLSRNTIIGVATATIGLYLMTFADRSNLNIGDLLVFLCAISFAMQIITTARYAKTLPALPLTLIQVSTVSLLSFVSAFIFKENHSVIFSSEVMLQKDVWTALLVTAALATAFAFFAQTFFQAYTTPTRVALIFSMEPVFAALSSYILIGEKLTTASIIGCAFIFLGMIFAELPVKKKKPVTQGFS, encoded by the coding sequence ATGAACAAGACAGCTGATTTTTCATTACTATTCGTTGTATTCATTTGGGGCGTCACTTTTGTCATGGTCCAAAATGCGCTATCTTTTCTGGACCCCTTCACGTTTAATGCGGTCCGTTTCTTCATGGCGTTCGTTTTCTTGCTGATCCCTTATATATCGACTTTACACAAAAAGGGGAAAACTTGGAACAAGGGTCTTTTTATAGCTGGATTTCATATTGGGGTTTGGCTTTTTCTGGGGTATGGGCTTCAAACGATCGGATTGAATTATACAACCCCCGCGAAGACAGGCTTTATAACAGGATTAAGTGTCGTCATGGTACCCGTGTTTTCCCTGCTGCTTTTAAAACATAGGCTTTCCCGCAATACAATAATAGGTGTCGCAACCGCAACCATCGGGCTTTATTTAATGACTTTCGCTGACCGCTCCAATTTGAATATCGGTGATTTACTGGTATTTTTATGCGCAATCAGTTTTGCCATGCAGATCATTACAACCGCTAGATATGCCAAGACCTTACCCGCTTTACCGTTGACGCTGATTCAGGTTTCCACCGTTTCTTTATTATCATTTGTTTCAGCCTTCATTTTCAAAGAGAATCATTCCGTCATCTTCAGCTCAGAGGTCATGTTACAGAAGGACGTATGGACTGCTTTATTGGTTACGGCAGCCCTTGCCACTGCGTTCGCCTTTTTTGCACAAACCTTCTTCCAAGCCTATACGACACCTACAAGAGTGGCGCTGATCTTTTCAATGGAACCGGTTTTTGCCGCGTTATCCTCATACATATTGATAGGGGAAAAATTGACTACCGCCTCCATTATCGGCTGCGCATTCATATTCTTGGGGATGATTTTCGCTGAACTGCCTGTTAAGAAAAAGAAACCCGTGACACAGGGGTTTTCTTGA
- a CDS encoding DUF6123 family protein encodes MDAEVAKSTEEYVSFLEGKGFTFGNDAIGFIYFGKRYTDASDILVNAAIELTLKVQKNFDGSFYISFLENLKQNGIETRSAAVSFAKEQGLLK; translated from the coding sequence GTGGATGCAGAAGTGGCGAAATCAACTGAAGAGTATGTTAGTTTTTTAGAGGGTAAGGGATTCACTTTTGGTAATGACGCTATTGGTTTTATTTATTTTGGTAAGCGCTACACGGATGCGAGTGATATTTTAGTCAATGCAGCAATAGAATTGACATTGAAGGTACAAAAGAACTTTGATGGCAGCTTTTATATCTCCTTTTTGGAAAACTTGAAACAAAATGGCATTGAAACGCGTAGTGCAGCGGTATCTTTTGCAAAAGAACAGGGGCTGCTTAAATAA
- a CDS encoding 5'-3' exonuclease, producing MKENEQHPSFLLVDGMALLFRAFYATAVTGQFMINSKGIPTNAVQGFLKHMLTAVNHFSPSHVAVCWDMGSKTFRNELFDGYKANRSEAPVEMIPQFDLAKQAVEAFDIPNIGLSGYEADDCIGTIAKASAQHSRVGILTGDQDMLQLIDENISVLLLKKGYGNYEVHNPVSFFEWKGITPRQMIDLKALMGDTADNYPGVKGIGEKTALKLLIQYQSIEGILENVASLTNGQRAKIESAVDMLHLSRKLAEIKCDVPISCSLDDAVYQFDREKVKNLARDHEFRALLRMI from the coding sequence ATGAAAGAAAACGAGCAGCATCCTTCCTTTTTGCTTGTCGATGGGATGGCGCTTTTATTTAGAGCTTTTTATGCAACGGCAGTTACAGGTCAATTCATGATTAACTCAAAAGGCATCCCGACTAATGCCGTTCAAGGTTTTTTGAAGCATATGCTGACGGCGGTGAATCACTTTTCACCTAGTCATGTAGCGGTGTGTTGGGATATGGGCAGCAAGACTTTCAGAAATGAATTATTTGATGGATATAAGGCTAATCGATCAGAAGCTCCAGTCGAAATGATTCCTCAATTCGACCTAGCGAAACAAGCGGTTGAAGCATTTGATATCCCTAACATAGGGCTCTCTGGCTATGAGGCGGATGACTGTATCGGGACAATTGCCAAGGCATCAGCCCAACATAGCCGGGTGGGTATATTGACTGGCGATCAAGATATGCTTCAGCTAATAGATGAAAACATTTCTGTGCTATTGTTAAAAAAAGGATATGGTAACTATGAAGTTCATAATCCCGTTAGCTTTTTTGAATGGAAAGGGATCACACCAAGGCAAATGATCGATTTAAAAGCTTTAATGGGTGATACAGCTGATAACTATCCCGGAGTTAAAGGAATTGGGGAGAAGACAGCGTTGAAATTATTGATCCAGTATCAAAGTATCGAAGGGATTCTTGAAAATGTTGCATCATTGACGAACGGGCAGCGGGCAAAAATTGAATCCGCAGTCGATATGCTTCATTTATCCAGAAAGCTAGCAGAAATAAAATGTGATGTACCAATTTCATGTTCATTGGACGATGCGGTCTATCAGTTTGATCGCGAGAAGGTCAAAAATCTGGCTAGGGATCATGAATTCAGGGCTTTACTGCGAATGATCTAA
- a CDS encoding sulfurtransferase — MSFIIEKEELLPMLNSQDIRICDCRFQLGSPDAGYNEYKKDHISGAVYFDLEKDLSGQVQEHGGRHPLPDLETFKDKLESNGITNDTVLIAYDGGEGSFASRFVWLLSYLGHQKVFVLNGGFRAWRDEGYPIDSNPTKYVPAEYHIDLNETVFASFKTVKDYTMNRPDDIVLMDSRESKRYEGIEEPIDKKAGHIPGAVNKVWTNVLENGYFKKKEDLQSNFTGIGKDKKIIVYCGSGVTASPNYIALKEAGFKDVKIYIGSFSDWISYDDNPIE, encoded by the coding sequence ATGAGTTTTATAATTGAAAAAGAAGAGCTGTTGCCGATGTTGAATTCCCAAGATATCAGAATTTGTGACTGCCGCTTTCAGCTAGGGTCTCCTGATGCGGGGTATAATGAATACAAAAAAGACCATATTTCCGGCGCTGTTTATTTCGATCTTGAAAAGGACTTATCGGGGCAGGTTCAAGAACATGGCGGAAGACATCCTCTTCCTGACCTGGAAACCTTTAAAGATAAACTGGAATCAAATGGTATCACCAATGATACGGTACTTATTGCTTATGATGGCGGGGAAGGTTCCTTTGCTTCCAGGTTTGTCTGGCTGCTCAGCTACCTTGGGCATCAGAAAGTATTTGTTCTTAACGGGGGCTTTCGCGCCTGGAGGGATGAGGGCTATCCAATTGACTCGAATCCAACGAAATATGTGCCAGCAGAATATCATATCGATTTAAATGAGACAGTTTTTGCATCTTTTAAAACAGTGAAGGATTACACTATGAATAGGCCTGACGATATCGTATTAATGGATTCAAGGGAATCTAAGCGCTACGAGGGAATCGAGGAGCCGATTGATAAAAAAGCCGGACATATACCTGGTGCAGTAAATAAGGTGTGGACGAACGTTCTGGAAAATGGCTATTTTAAAAAGAAGGAAGATCTTCAGTCGAATTTTACAGGCATCGGTAAAGATAAGAAAATCATTGTGTACTGCGGTTCAGGTGTAACCGCATCACCCAATTATATCGCCCTGAAAGAAGCGGGCTTTAAAGATGTGAAGATTTATATTGGCAGTTTCAGTGACTGGATCTCGTATGATGATAATCCAATTGAATAG
- a CDS encoding nucleotidyltransferase domain-containing protein: MKENLISQLRYLEKKEDMTILMAAVTGSHSFGLSSGQSDYDVRFIYVHNDKRSYLSLSQPVEVIQMKEDLFDMEGWDLFKSSRLILKSNPALFELFQSRIKLITHPDYYRKVKGLIAECYSKKALGHHYYRMMRDNLQQLTKTRASERKELKTWVQVYRSYLILEYIIQRSSLPPLSVWELLDLVSIDQELKTTITRTFKAKQMEEYISNNESEKNFSIMEGKSLSLKNEITRLHQGKKMETELNELIWTILK, from the coding sequence ATGAAAGAAAACCTTATTTCACAATTGAGATACCTGGAAAAGAAAGAGGATATGACCATTTTGATGGCTGCTGTTACTGGCAGCCATTCTTTTGGTTTATCATCAGGCCAATCAGATTACGATGTTCGGTTTATATATGTCCATAATGATAAGCGGTCATACCTTAGCTTGAGTCAGCCAGTTGAAGTCATTCAAATGAAAGAAGATCTATTTGACATGGAAGGCTGGGATTTATTTAAATCTTCACGTCTTATCTTAAAGAGTAATCCTGCACTATTTGAATTATTTCAGTCGCGAATCAAGTTGATTACGCATCCGGATTATTATAGGAAGGTGAAGGGTTTGATAGCAGAATGCTATTCCAAAAAGGCACTGGGCCACCATTACTATCGGATGATGCGTGACAATCTTCAACAATTGACAAAAACAAGGGCGTCTGAAAGAAAAGAATTAAAAACATGGGTACAAGTATACCGTTCGTATTTAATCCTAGAATATATAATCCAACGGAGTTCGCTGCCCCCTTTATCGGTATGGGAATTACTTGATTTGGTTTCTATTGATCAAGAATTGAAAACCACGATTACCCGGACATTTAAAGCAAAACAAATGGAGGAATATATAAGCAACAATGAAAGTGAAAAGAATTTTTCGATAATGGAAGGGAAATCACTTTCCTTAAAGAATGAGATAACTAGGCTACATCAAGGAAAGAAGATGGAAACGGAGCTTAATGAATTAATTTGGACCATTTTGAAGTAG